From one Salinibacterium hongtaonis genomic stretch:
- a CDS encoding phosphotransferase, which translates to MARSHLTLAALATAAVDGLDVRQVGSYDTGDNGDFDSAIITGGDGRHFVVRVPTTERAENEQSADIQSLSALSTGVRGRLPFEVSKIVGQTAVDSTRAVVFEHVYGDPVHLASIPAGEGLATSIGRAIAAIHMLPTSFVADAGLPVRAPHEVLRAVSILMDRASATSLVPATLLGRWERATEDTALWQFVPTVVNGSISTSSFRQTGGEVCGVLGWQSLAVDDPAQDLFWAMGAPDSVAQSIVDSYQLARGSSDRQIVQRARLYAELQLAKWLLHGTQTRDNEVIDDAVSMLHNLVDRVENNLDKNITHDTIPVMAVDEVEAMLDARDRRSDSA; encoded by the coding sequence ATGGCAAGATCGCATCTCACTTTAGCCGCGTTGGCAACCGCCGCAGTCGATGGTCTCGACGTGCGCCAAGTGGGAAGCTACGACACGGGCGATAACGGCGACTTCGACTCCGCGATCATCACCGGTGGCGACGGACGCCACTTCGTTGTGCGGGTACCCACCACCGAGCGGGCAGAAAACGAGCAGTCCGCCGACATCCAGTCACTCTCCGCGCTCAGCACCGGAGTGCGTGGTCGCCTGCCGTTTGAGGTCAGCAAGATCGTGGGGCAAACCGCCGTCGACTCGACCCGCGCCGTGGTGTTCGAGCACGTGTATGGCGACCCCGTTCACCTCGCCTCCATCCCTGCCGGGGAGGGGCTCGCCACCTCGATTGGCCGCGCCATCGCCGCCATCCATATGCTGCCCACAAGCTTCGTCGCCGACGCGGGGCTGCCCGTGCGCGCACCGCACGAGGTTCTTCGAGCCGTCTCGATACTCATGGATCGGGCATCGGCGACCAGCCTCGTGCCCGCAACACTCCTTGGCCGCTGGGAGCGGGCAACAGAAGACACGGCGCTGTGGCAGTTTGTGCCCACCGTGGTCAACGGCTCCATCTCGACTTCGTCGTTTCGACAGACCGGCGGAGAGGTCTGCGGCGTTCTTGGCTGGCAATCCCTCGCCGTCGATGACCCAGCGCAGGACCTCTTCTGGGCGATGGGGGCGCCGGATTCCGTGGCTCAGAGCATCGTGGACTCCTATCAGCTGGCCCGCGGCTCAAGCGACCGGCAGATCGTGCAGCGCGCCCGCCTCTATGCAGAGCTCCAGCTTGCCAAGTGGCTGCTGCACGGAACCCAGACGCGCGACAACGAGGTCATCGACGACGCCGTCTCCATGCTGCACAACCTTGTCGATCGCGTCGAGAACAACCTCGACAAGAACATCACGCACGACACGATCCCGGTCATGGCTGTTGATGAGGTCGAAGCCATGCTCGACGCGCGGGATCGACGCAGCGACAGCGCGTAG
- the nudC gene encoding NAD(+) diphosphatase encodes MLRDRDSRLPVWRSQVDRDAPLRIRDDALDILLADEATRVLAVRRGSALSQGMSLALVPLSELPEGAIQSADAVVYLGRSLDEGAPEPAGTPVIAVAVSEPVAQKLETPGRTWINLRALGGDASKRDTELLSQAFAVINWHASHGFSPRTGAATVPVSAGWVRKGIDPEHEIFPRIDPSVIVAVLDADDRILLGSNAMWEANRFSLLAGFVEPGESLEAAVEREILEESGIFVTDAHYLGSQSWPMPASLMLGFAARVDPERESLLRPDGEEILELRWFSREELRDSLDTILLPGRASIARSILEWWFGEPIPEGQATGIPR; translated from the coding sequence ATGCTCCGTGATCGTGACTCCCGTTTGCCCGTGTGGCGTTCGCAGGTGGACCGCGATGCCCCGCTGCGCATCCGTGACGACGCGCTCGACATTCTCTTGGCAGACGAGGCCACACGGGTGCTTGCCGTCCGCCGTGGCTCCGCCCTTTCGCAGGGCATGTCGCTCGCTTTGGTGCCGCTCTCGGAGCTTCCCGAAGGGGCAATCCAGTCGGCGGATGCTGTTGTCTACCTGGGCCGCTCGCTCGATGAGGGCGCTCCTGAGCCCGCCGGCACCCCGGTCATCGCCGTTGCCGTTTCTGAACCGGTTGCGCAAAAACTAGAGACGCCGGGCCGTACCTGGATTAACCTCCGCGCGCTCGGGGGTGACGCGTCGAAGCGCGACACAGAGCTGCTGTCGCAGGCATTTGCCGTCATCAACTGGCACGCTTCGCACGGTTTTTCTCCGCGAACGGGCGCAGCCACCGTGCCGGTCAGCGCAGGCTGGGTTCGCAAAGGTATTGACCCTGAGCATGAGATTTTTCCCCGCATCGACCCGTCGGTGATCGTGGCCGTTCTGGATGCCGACGATCGCATCCTGCTCGGATCGAATGCGATGTGGGAGGCCAACCGGTTCTCGCTGCTCGCGGGCTTCGTGGAGCCGGGGGAGTCGCTTGAGGCGGCCGTCGAGCGCGAGATCCTGGAGGAATCGGGAATCTTCGTGACCGATGCCCACTACCTCGGCTCACAATCGTGGCCCATGCCGGCATCGCTCATGCTGGGGTTTGCCGCGAGGGTCGACCCCGAGCGCGAGTCGCTTCTGCGACCCGACGGCGAGGAGATCTTGGAGCTTCGGTGGTTCAGCCGCGAGGAGCTGAGAGACTCCCTCGACACGATTCTGCTCCCGGGGCGGGCGTCTATCGCCCGGTCGATTCTCGAGTGGTGGTTCGGGGAGCCCATCCCCGAGGGACAAGCCACCGGTATCCCCCGGTGA
- a CDS encoding ATP-dependent helicase, whose protein sequence is MSGVADAEALLARLDSEQREAALATHGPVCMLAGAGTGKTTAITHRIAYGVASGVYPPSKVMALTFTAKAAGELRSRLRRLGASGVSARTFHASALAQLNFFWPQVIGGTMPRIVDSKGRLLGQAAESLGLKLDTATLRDLAAEIEWRKVSRLSLDEYAEADRALPATVNLDRMVALHKAYEDIKDSRRQIDFEDVLLATAGMIESEPRVADHVREQYRFFVVDEYQDVSPLQHYLLQLWLGDRQDVCVVGDASQTIYSFAGASSRFLLRFPSEYPEATVVRLERNYRSAGPIIETANQLMRGRPGALALRPAPPASTSAAKTKQSAAPTFTAHASDGAEARAVARAIEAELAEGVEPQDIAVLYRVNSQAVLLEAALGDLGITTRLTGAKRFFELPEVKQAIMMLKGAVVGGAAEPLFKTVSDVLRSLGWSQQAPETRGAVRDRWESLNTIMTLAEEAGRGIPLRRFVDDLSDRAATQNEPTMRAVTLATIHAAKGLEWSSVYLVGLGEGLLPITYAKDEAAIDEERRLLYVGITRARDRLALSWAAAGQGGQRQPSRFLAELRTRTPGARSTRG, encoded by the coding sequence GTGAGTGGGGTAGCCGACGCCGAGGCGCTCCTGGCTCGCCTCGATTCCGAACAGCGTGAGGCCGCGCTGGCCACGCACGGCCCTGTCTGCATGCTCGCCGGTGCTGGCACCGGCAAGACCACCGCGATTACCCACCGAATTGCCTATGGCGTCGCGTCGGGCGTGTACCCGCCGAGCAAGGTCATGGCGCTCACGTTCACGGCCAAGGCGGCGGGGGAGCTGCGGTCGCGCCTCAGGCGGCTCGGCGCCTCGGGCGTCTCTGCCCGCACCTTTCACGCCTCGGCCCTGGCTCAGCTCAACTTCTTCTGGCCTCAGGTGATCGGCGGCACTATGCCCCGCATCGTGGACAGCAAGGGACGACTGCTCGGCCAGGCAGCCGAATCTCTGGGGCTCAAGCTCGACACGGCAACCCTTCGCGATCTGGCCGCAGAGATCGAATGGCGCAAGGTGTCTCGACTTAGCCTCGATGAATATGCCGAGGCAGACCGGGCGTTGCCAGCCACCGTGAATCTCGACCGCATGGTTGCGTTGCACAAGGCTTACGAAGACATCAAAGATTCACGTCGGCAGATCGACTTTGAAGATGTTCTGCTCGCGACGGCGGGCATGATCGAATCCGAACCTCGCGTCGCCGACCATGTGCGGGAGCAGTACCGCTTCTTCGTCGTTGATGAGTACCAGGACGTCTCCCCGCTTCAGCACTATCTGCTCCAGCTGTGGTTGGGCGACCGCCAGGATGTGTGTGTCGTCGGAGACGCCAGCCAGACTATTTATTCGTTCGCCGGGGCATCGTCACGCTTTCTCCTACGGTTCCCCTCTGAGTACCCCGAGGCGACGGTTGTGCGCCTCGAGCGCAACTATCGCTCAGCCGGTCCGATCATCGAGACGGCCAACCAGCTCATGCGCGGTCGCCCGGGTGCCCTCGCGCTGCGCCCCGCGCCACCGGCGTCGACGTCGGCCGCCAAGACCAAGCAGTCCGCCGCCCCCACCTTCACCGCCCACGCCTCGGATGGTGCGGAGGCGAGGGCTGTCGCCCGGGCTATCGAAGCCGAACTGGCCGAGGGTGTGGAGCCGCAAGACATCGCTGTTCTCTATCGCGTGAACTCGCAGGCGGTTCTTCTCGAGGCGGCCCTGGGTGACCTCGGAATCACGACGAGGCTCACGGGAGCGAAGCGGTTTTTTGAACTGCCCGAGGTGAAGCAGGCGATCATGATGCTCAAGGGCGCGGTCGTCGGCGGTGCCGCCGAACCGCTGTTCAAGACCGTCAGCGATGTTCTGCGCTCGCTCGGTTGGTCGCAGCAGGCGCCGGAAACCCGCGGAGCAGTGCGTGATCGCTGGGAGTCGCTCAATACGATCATGACCCTCGCGGAGGAGGCGGGCAGAGGCATCCCGCTGCGTCGATTCGTCGACGACCTGAGCGATAGGGCCGCTACCCAGAACGAACCGACCATGCGCGCCGTGACCCTCGCGACCATCCACGCGGCAAAGGGCCTCGAGTGGTCGAGCGTCTACCTCGTTGGCCTCGGGGAGGGGCTGCTGCCCATCACCTACGCCAAGGACGAAGCGGCGATCGATGAGGAGCGGCGGCTGCTCTATGTGGGGATTACGCGAGCACGGGATCGACTGGCGCTCTCGTGGGCAGCTGCAGGACAGGGCGGCCAGCGTCAACCAAGCCGTTTCCTTGCGGAACTGCGCACCCGCACTCCTGGTGCACGCTCCACTCGCGGCTGA
- a CDS encoding zinc-dependent metalloprotease, protein MADESQRDPEEEFREMLRELLSGNSDIDPQRLAGAAGLPDDPRLIAQLISQLQSALQQSGDGINWDVAREQAIAIASADVSAVTPADREAFHQVLSIAALWLGEVTSITELTVEPRILSRSEWVSATMPVWTQLAEPVATSIADALTDVIRQQAPEEIASMLTNAGPLLRNIAGTLFAMQLGQVVGQLSTEVVSGGDIGIPLLSAEGVSEHQAAILPQNVAAFGEGLDIPADQVQIYLSVRELAHARLFRHAKWLRLQLISAITEYARGIHIDTEPLEQLAIDFDPSNPEQLRDALQSGALIPPKTEAQIAALTRLETILALIEGWVDVVTASATTRLPSSAAIAEMVRRRRASGGPAESAFATLVGLELRPRRLREAAAMWQQVTDAVGADERDALWSHPDLVPTSADIDSPAELIARLTGPEPELDDIDRAIEELLGDDNGERPTEG, encoded by the coding sequence ATGGCTGATGAATCCCAACGCGACCCAGAGGAGGAGTTCCGGGAGATGCTTCGGGAGCTTCTTTCCGGCAACTCCGACATCGACCCGCAGCGCCTCGCCGGAGCCGCAGGGCTCCCCGATGACCCCCGTCTCATTGCTCAACTGATCAGCCAGCTGCAGAGCGCACTTCAGCAGTCGGGCGACGGCATCAACTGGGATGTCGCTCGCGAACAGGCCATTGCTATCGCCTCCGCCGACGTCTCTGCCGTCACCCCTGCCGACCGCGAGGCCTTTCACCAGGTTCTCTCGATCGCCGCCCTGTGGCTCGGCGAGGTCACCTCGATCACCGAACTCACCGTCGAGCCCCGCATTCTGAGCCGCAGTGAATGGGTCTCGGCAACAATGCCCGTGTGGACCCAGCTTGCCGAGCCCGTCGCCACGAGCATTGCGGATGCTCTGACCGACGTGATTCGCCAGCAGGCTCCTGAAGAGATCGCGAGCATGCTCACGAACGCTGGCCCTTTGCTGCGCAATATCGCCGGCACGCTGTTCGCGATGCAGCTCGGCCAGGTTGTGGGCCAGCTCTCGACCGAGGTCGTCTCCGGCGGCGACATCGGCATCCCACTTCTCAGCGCCGAGGGAGTCTCGGAGCACCAGGCTGCGATCCTGCCGCAGAACGTCGCCGCGTTTGGTGAGGGGCTCGATATTCCGGCCGACCAGGTGCAGATCTACCTGTCGGTTCGCGAGCTGGCTCATGCCCGCCTGTTCCGTCACGCAAAGTGGCTGCGTCTGCAGCTGATCTCGGCGATCACCGAATATGCCCGTGGCATCCACATCGACACGGAGCCGCTCGAGCAGCTCGCCATCGACTTCGACCCGTCGAACCCGGAGCAGTTGCGGGATGCTCTGCAGAGTGGCGCGCTCATCCCGCCCAAGACGGAGGCCCAGATTGCGGCCCTCACCCGGCTCGAAACAATCCTGGCCCTCATCGAAGGATGGGTCGATGTCGTGACGGCGAGCGCGACGACGCGGCTGCCATCGAGCGCCGCCATCGCCGAGATGGTGCGTCGCCGCAGGGCATCGGGCGGCCCGGCCGAGTCGGCCTTCGCCACCCTGGTGGGCCTCGAATTGCGGCCCCGTCGCCTGCGGGAGGCTGCGGCCATGTGGCAGCAGGTGACGGATGCCGTTGGCGCCGACGAACGCGACGCGCTCTGGTCACACCCCGACCTTGTGCCGACCTCGGCCGATATCGACTCCCCGGCTGAGCTCATCGCCCGCCTTACGGGCCCCGAGCCAGAGCTTGATGACATCGACAGGGCCATCGAAGAGTTGCTCGGCGACGACAACGGCGAGCGCCCCACAGAAGGCTAA
- a CDS encoding YlbL family protein: protein MSLFTTPTNSQGRDRLPRRLRVGWTLVLVAAAAIVAFSFLPTPYVIQQPGPVFDTLGTVEIDDKEVPLIDIDAETYPTDGSLDMLTVSVVGSRETRPNWFSVAQAWFDSSKAVLPLDSMYPQGVTLEQSREESRIEMENSQHDAVAAALRQLGYDVPTTLTIATVEEGYPAEGLLEVGDQIVTVNGESFADVASMREELADNGTESPATIEVVRDGEAKTFEVTPVPSELTGVPIVGVAVQVSYELPVDVTIRLDKVGGPSAGLMFALGIYDKLTPGDETGGESIAGTGTITGTGEVGAIGGVRQKMYGALKAGADWMLVPASNCADVAGNEPDGLSVFAVATLAEALTALEGISGGSTDDLQTCDAVAAAAAR, encoded by the coding sequence GTGTCGCTCTTCACCACCCCCACCAACAGCCAGGGCAGAGATCGGTTGCCTCGACGGCTCCGAGTGGGGTGGACTCTCGTTCTCGTTGCTGCAGCCGCAATCGTGGCGTTTTCGTTCCTGCCCACCCCCTACGTCATCCAACAGCCCGGGCCCGTCTTCGACACCCTGGGCACGGTCGAGATCGATGACAAAGAGGTTCCGCTCATCGACATCGACGCCGAAACCTATCCGACGGACGGGTCGCTCGACATGCTCACGGTGAGCGTCGTCGGCAGCAGGGAGACGCGGCCCAACTGGTTCTCGGTCGCGCAGGCCTGGTTCGATTCGAGCAAGGCTGTGCTGCCCCTCGACTCGATGTACCCACAGGGTGTCACCCTCGAGCAGAGCCGCGAAGAGAGCCGCATCGAGATGGAAAACTCGCAGCACGATGCCGTAGCGGCCGCCCTGCGCCAACTCGGCTACGACGTTCCGACGACCCTCACCATCGCGACCGTCGAGGAGGGTTACCCGGCCGAAGGGCTCCTCGAAGTCGGCGACCAGATTGTCACCGTCAACGGTGAGTCGTTCGCCGATGTAGCGAGCATGCGAGAGGAGTTGGCCGACAACGGAACCGAAAGCCCCGCAACGATCGAGGTGGTTCGCGATGGCGAAGCCAAAACGTTCGAGGTGACGCCCGTGCCCAGCGAGCTGACGGGCGTGCCGATTGTGGGCGTCGCCGTGCAGGTCTCCTATGAGCTGCCGGTCGATGTGACGATTCGTCTCGACAAAGTGGGCGGACCGTCGGCCGGGCTGATGTTCGCGCTTGGCATCTACGACAAGCTCACGCCGGGCGATGAGACCGGGGGAGAGAGCATCGCTGGCACCGGGACCATCACGGGGACCGGCGAGGTCGGGGCGATCGGCGGTGTTCGGCAAAAGATGTACGGAGCCCTCAAGGCGGGCGCCGACTGGATGCTCGTGCCGGCCAGCAATTGCGCCGACGTTGCAGGAAACGAACCGGATGGGCTCTCGGTTTTTGCCGTAGCAACGCTAGCCGAGGCGCTCACGGCACTCGAGGGAATCAGTGGCGGATCGACCGACGATCTGCAGACCTGCGACGCCGTCGCGGCGGCCGCGGCTCGCTGA
- a CDS encoding UPF0182 family membrane protein → MTSAQAQTPSSSKRGTLVITAVIIAVAVVLFFLFSGLYTDWLWYEQLGFESVLTTQWLARSVMFAIGFVAMAVPVWASIEIAFRKRPVYAKLNAQLDRYQQVVEPLRRLATFGIPIAFGFFAGIASASRWEVALMWLNRTPSGEVDPQFGLDISFYLFELPFYQGVVTFASAVVIISALAALATSYLYGAIRVSGREVRISKTARIQLAVMAAIYLLLQAVAFWLDQYATLSESSSGLITGASYTDVNAVIPGKAIIAGVAAFVAVLFLITAFIGRWRLPIVGTALLIVSAILIGSVYPWIIQRFQVEPSARSLESTYIERNIEATRTAYGVEDVVETPYSATSTAEPGQLRDDAQTTASIRILDPALVSDSFRQLEQIKQYYSFAEHLDVDRYVVDGETQDTVIAVREVNAANTGGTNSKYNQTFVYTHGYGVVAAAGNQRTADGMPEFTESGIPSTGILGEYEPRIYFGESSPEYSIVGAPEGAPKIELDYPSGGEESNQNATTTYQGDGGPKLDNFFKQLIFAIKFQSEQIVLSDAVNSDSQILYDRDPRQRVQKVAPYLTLDSDAYPAVVDEKVVWVVDGYTTSAQYPYSHVEALSTSIVDTYTDEPLVPLDQINYIRNSVKATVDAYSGEVTLYAWDDEDPILETWQKIYPSTIKPASEMSEQLLDHVRYPADLFKVQRAILGTYHVTDSNSFYSGDDAWATPVDPTAPAATAKAQPPYYLSMQLPGMEAPAFSLYSTYIPKSAGESRNVLTGYLAVNSDPGEDYGKFTLLTLPKQDTVPGPGQVQNNFNADPTVSRELNILNQGATTVKKGNLLTLPVGGGLLYVQPVYVQSTGETSYPVLQKVLVNFGDKIAFEDSLDAALDAIFGGDSGAAAGDQGVPGATPGTPTTPTTPDTDGDADGATGGDAGTEFEQALADAQSALKEREAAYAANDLVAAAQADQKLQDALERLFTASN, encoded by the coding sequence GTGACTTCCGCACAAGCCCAGACACCCAGCTCAAGCAAGCGGGGAACGCTCGTCATCACGGCAGTAATCATCGCTGTTGCCGTAGTGCTGTTCTTTCTCTTTTCCGGCCTCTACACCGACTGGCTCTGGTACGAGCAGCTCGGGTTCGAGTCTGTTCTGACCACTCAATGGCTCGCCCGAAGCGTGATGTTCGCCATCGGTTTCGTCGCCATGGCGGTGCCCGTCTGGGCCAGCATCGAGATCGCGTTCCGCAAACGCCCGGTCTACGCCAAGCTCAACGCGCAGCTTGACCGCTACCAGCAGGTCGTCGAGCCGCTGCGTCGCCTCGCGACCTTCGGCATTCCGATCGCGTTCGGTTTCTTTGCGGGAATCGCCTCGGCATCCCGCTGGGAGGTTGCGCTCATGTGGCTCAACCGCACGCCCTCCGGTGAGGTCGACCCGCAGTTCGGGCTCGACATCTCGTTCTACCTGTTCGAGCTGCCGTTCTACCAGGGCGTCGTCACCTTCGCCTCGGCGGTCGTCATCATCTCCGCTCTTGCTGCTCTCGCGACGAGCTACCTCTATGGCGCGATTCGCGTCAGCGGGCGCGAGGTGCGCATCTCCAAGACGGCGCGCATCCAGCTTGCAGTCATGGCCGCCATTTATCTGTTGCTGCAGGCCGTTGCGTTCTGGCTCGACCAGTACGCGACCCTCTCCGAGTCGAGCAGCGGGCTCATCACGGGTGCGTCGTACACCGACGTCAACGCCGTGATCCCCGGCAAGGCGATCATCGCCGGTGTTGCCGCCTTCGTCGCCGTGCTCTTCTTGATCACGGCCTTCATTGGCCGCTGGCGCCTGCCGATCGTTGGTACCGCGCTGCTCATCGTGAGCGCCATCCTCATCGGATCGGTCTACCCGTGGATCATCCAGCGCTTCCAGGTCGAGCCGAGCGCTCGCAGCCTCGAGTCGACCTATATCGAGCGCAACATCGAGGCAACTCGAACCGCATACGGTGTTGAGGATGTTGTGGAGACGCCATACTCGGCGACCTCCACTGCAGAGCCCGGCCAGCTGCGTGACGACGCCCAGACCACGGCGAGCATCCGCATCCTGGACCCTGCGCTCGTGTCTGACTCGTTCCGCCAGCTTGAGCAGATCAAGCAGTACTACTCGTTCGCCGAGCACCTCGACGTTGACCGTTATGTGGTCGACGGCGAGACGCAAGACACCGTAATCGCGGTGCGTGAGGTCAACGCCGCCAACACGGGTGGAACGAACAGCAAGTACAACCAGACGTTCGTCTACACGCACGGCTACGGCGTTGTCGCCGCTGCTGGAAACCAGCGCACGGCCGACGGCATGCCCGAGTTCACGGAGTCTGGCATCCCCAGCACCGGAATCCTGGGCGAGTACGAGCCGCGCATCTACTTTGGCGAGTCGTCGCCCGAGTACTCGATCGTCGGAGCGCCAGAAGGTGCACCCAAGATCGAGCTCGACTACCCGTCGGGTGGAGAAGAGAGCAACCAGAACGCCACCACCACCTACCAGGGTGATGGCGGGCCCAAGCTCGACAACTTCTTCAAGCAGCTCATCTTTGCGATCAAGTTCCAGTCGGAGCAGATCGTACTGTCGGATGCCGTCAATTCCGACTCGCAGATCCTCTACGACCGTGACCCGCGTCAGCGTGTGCAGAAGGTTGCGCCGTACCTCACCCTCGACAGCGATGCCTACCCGGCCGTGGTCGACGAGAAGGTCGTCTGGGTTGTTGACGGTTACACGACGAGCGCGCAGTACCCGTACTCGCACGTCGAGGCGCTGAGCACCTCGATCGTCGACACCTACACCGACGAGCCGCTGGTTCCGCTCGACCAGATCAACTACATCCGCAACTCGGTCAAGGCGACCGTCGATGCCTACTCCGGTGAGGTCACCCTCTACGCGTGGGACGACGAGGACCCCATCCTCGAGACGTGGCAGAAGATCTACCCGAGCACGATCAAGCCGGCCAGCGAAATGAGCGAGCAGCTGCTCGACCATGTTCGTTACCCCGCCGACCTGTTCAAGGTGCAGCGCGCCATCCTCGGCACGTACCACGTCACCGATTCGAACTCGTTCTACTCGGGCGACGACGCATGGGCCACCCCGGTTGATCCAACGGCTCCTGCCGCAACCGCCAAGGCTCAGCCGCCGTACTACCTGTCGATGCAGCTGCCCGGAATGGAAGCTCCGGCGTTCTCGCTCTACTCGACCTACATCCCCAAGTCGGCGGGTGAGTCGCGCAACGTGCTCACGGGCTACCTCGCGGTCAACTCCGACCCGGGCGAGGACTACGGAAAGTTCACGCTGCTGACGCTGCCCAAGCAGGACACGGTGCCAGGCCCCGGCCAGGTTCAGAACAACTTCAACGCTGACCCCACGGTCTCGCGTGAGTTGAACATCCTCAACCAGGGCGCCACGACGGTCAAGAAGGGCAACCTGCTTACCCTTCCGGTCGGTGGAGGCCTGCTCTATGTGCAGCCGGTCTACGTGCAGTCGACGGGTGAGACCAGCTACCCGGTTCTGCAGAAGGTGCTCGTGAACTTCGGTGACAAGATCGCCTTCGAAGACAGCCTGGATGCTGCCCTCGATGCGATCTTCGGCGGAGACTCCGGCGCCGCTGCGGGTGATCAGGGTGTCCCCGGTGCAACACCGGGAACGCCCACCACGCCGACGACGCCCGACACCGACGGTGACGCAGACGGCGCGACCGGCGGCGACGCCGGCACCGAGTTCGAGCAGGCTCTGGCCGACGCTCAGTCAGCACTCAAGGAGCGCGAGGCCGCGTACGCTGCCAACGATCTCGTTGCTGCGGCCCAGGCCGACCAGAAGCTCCAGGACGCCCTGGAGAGGCTCTTCACCGCATCCAACTAA
- a CDS encoding DUF1232 domain-containing protein: protein MWRFLNAVRRGEHRVSPTTWIAAIAAAVYAISPIDLIPELLLGPLGFADDIGVLGILAVLVARERRRWQEQLRTASD from the coding sequence ATGTGGAGATTCCTAAACGCGGTCAGGCGCGGGGAGCACCGCGTCTCGCCGACGACCTGGATCGCCGCGATCGCCGCCGCTGTCTACGCGATCTCGCCGATCGACCTCATCCCCGAACTGCTGCTGGGGCCGCTCGGCTTCGCGGACGACATCGGGGTCTTGGGAATACTTGCCGTGCTCGTCGCCCGAGAACGGCGGCGGTGGCAGGAGCAACTCCGAACGGCTTCTGACTGA